The Thermanaerovibrio acidaminovorans DSM 6589 genome contains a region encoding:
- a CDS encoding chemotaxis protein CheW — translation MAEIETLNKAEGKPGEVDVREAERILLVFDLVGEYCGLDVNMVREIVHVPPSITRVPNAPSYVRGVINLRGTVIPVLDMAVKMGNAPSVKTNDSRIVVAEYQEILFGVLVDAVREVRTIRDGQVESGVGTDVGVGREYVQGVAKLEDGRLIVLLDLAGLFDIDELVSEGEEGEE, via the coding sequence ATGGCTGAGATAGAGACCCTTAACAAGGCGGAAGGCAAGCCCGGCGAGGTTGACGTGCGGGAGGCGGAGCGGATCCTCCTGGTCTTCGACCTGGTGGGGGAGTACTGCGGTCTGGACGTCAACATGGTGAGGGAGATAGTCCACGTTCCCCCGTCCATAACCCGGGTGCCCAACGCCCCCTCCTACGTCAGGGGGGTCATAAACCTCCGGGGAACGGTGATCCCCGTGCTGGACATGGCGGTCAAGATGGGCAACGCCCCCTCCGTCAAGACCAACGACTCCAGGATCGTGGTGGCGGAGTACCAGGAGATCCTCTTCGGCGTCCTGGTGGACGCGGTTCGGGAGGTTCGCACCATCCGGGATGGCCAGGTTGAGTCCGGAGTTGGCACCGACGTGGGCGTGGGCCGGGAGTACGTCCAGGGGGTGGCCAAGCTGGAGGACGGGCGGCTCATAGTGCTGCTGGACCTGGCGGGCCTCTTCGACATCGACGAGTTGGTGAGCGAGGGGGAGGAAGGGGAGGAATGA
- a CDS encoding GAF domain-containing protein gives MRPGDPARSIFRRLSSRGLILTLHRVWYLMVCGVLLAGLVLGFWLRFVPLFPFIGVAFVALMWDRGPVPNWISMTLLVGMVSLLMALMGRPVHELVVVLGSIVVPLLWRLRTRFFNDRLIRVLMDVAHHVSEAQEVEEAARIAVRDLMSIGARWYVSVFLYRRDDDVLSQVAASDNFQLGLELPRGRGVVWRAFMEGRPVLVKDVSSDPAYVPSGAEVRSEVAVPLQIGGRRLGVLNVESPFELKRRDLWFVSIIASLLSYVISSMEARRAPVREGEPRVKPHPKLVRMVRMRQHGKVAEALLSIMGAPSALMDLDGLCRRIVEAVASMGYPNVYLLVQDQVDGDRVFILKAFKGLPQSDSVRVLSPNRLEGIWGWVVREASPYLCNDTSCDPLYRTGHERIRSELAVPILSSAGEVVGLLDLQDHRKGRFNQEDVHLMEDVCRYLGFMLEHSYHVRELESRMREMRLLHNIVREMSFTGSLEDMVRSVVNMVADRLGYRSVTVFKVETAEGGVSVMSSSNRYDDVEAVNRVLSKGTSLVARAARNGVMQNTRDVSKAREWIPLIPTVRSQLDVPIAIHGRIYGVLCIEDDHVGAFGPQEEETFSILAGHVAVAWRLLELVDRVKTETQRDSLTGVANIRKFKVTLAEMLSRAKRDDRSFAVVMMDLGNFKDLNDRFGHSAGDEVLKRFAREVDRRTCLGDLFARYGGDEFVLLLWDVDRSRAEGMVRSLKELAGSLDLGVDYRITVDAGVAVYPDDGDDGDQLIRLADERMYNDKRERKAHQGGMAHG, from the coding sequence GTGAGGCCTGGTGATCCCGCAAGGTCCATCTTTCGCCGTCTATCGTCCCGGGGGCTGATCCTGACCCTTCACCGGGTTTGGTACCTTATGGTATGCGGGGTCCTCCTGGCGGGGCTAGTCCTTGGTTTCTGGCTCAGGTTCGTGCCCCTCTTCCCGTTCATAGGGGTGGCCTTCGTGGCCCTCATGTGGGACCGGGGGCCGGTGCCAAACTGGATCTCCATGACCCTGCTGGTGGGGATGGTGTCGTTGCTCATGGCTCTGATGGGCCGCCCTGTCCATGAGCTGGTGGTGGTGTTGGGCTCCATAGTGGTGCCCCTCCTTTGGCGCCTGAGGACCAGGTTCTTCAACGACCGGCTCATAAGGGTCCTGATGGACGTGGCCCATCACGTTTCGGAGGCCCAGGAGGTGGAAGAGGCGGCCCGGATAGCGGTGCGGGACCTTATGTCCATCGGTGCCCGCTGGTACGTTTCGGTGTTCCTGTACCGCCGGGATGACGACGTGCTGTCCCAGGTGGCCGCGTCGGACAACTTCCAGCTGGGATTGGAGCTTCCCCGGGGACGGGGTGTTGTTTGGAGGGCCTTCATGGAGGGCAGGCCGGTCCTGGTGAAGGACGTGTCCTCGGACCCCGCCTACGTGCCAAGCGGTGCGGAGGTCCGGTCGGAGGTGGCGGTGCCCCTTCAGATAGGGGGCCGGCGGCTGGGGGTGCTCAATGTGGAGTCCCCCTTCGAGCTTAAGCGGAGGGACCTGTGGTTCGTGTCCATCATAGCCTCTCTCCTCTCCTACGTGATCTCCTCCATGGAGGCCCGGAGGGCCCCGGTCAGGGAGGGGGAGCCGAGGGTCAAGCCCCATCCAAAATTGGTCCGGATGGTGCGGATGCGTCAACACGGCAAAGTGGCGGAGGCGTTGCTTTCTATTATGGGGGCTCCCTCTGCGCTGATGGATCTCGACGGTCTTTGCAGGAGGATAGTGGAGGCGGTTGCCTCCATGGGATATCCAAACGTGTACCTGCTGGTCCAGGACCAGGTGGATGGGGATAGGGTCTTCATCCTCAAGGCCTTCAAGGGGCTACCCCAGTCCGATTCGGTCCGGGTCCTTTCCCCCAATAGGCTGGAGGGGATCTGGGGGTGGGTGGTCCGGGAGGCCAGCCCCTACCTCTGCAACGATACCTCCTGTGACCCTCTCTACAGGACCGGTCACGAGCGGATCCGGTCGGAGCTGGCGGTGCCCATCCTGTCCTCCGCCGGAGAGGTGGTGGGCCTTCTGGACCTCCAGGATCACCGGAAGGGGCGCTTCAACCAGGAGGACGTCCACCTGATGGAGGATGTGTGTCGGTACCTGGGCTTCATGCTGGAGCATTCCTATCACGTGCGGGAGCTGGAGAGCCGGATGAGGGAGATGCGGCTCCTCCACAACATAGTGCGGGAGATGTCCTTTACCGGTTCTCTGGAGGACATGGTCCGGTCGGTGGTGAACATGGTGGCGGACCGGCTTGGCTACAGGAGCGTAACGGTTTTCAAGGTGGAGACCGCTGAAGGAGGGGTCTCGGTGATGTCCTCCTCCAACCGTTACGATGACGTGGAGGCGGTGAATAGGGTCTTGAGCAAGGGTACGTCCCTGGTGGCTAGGGCGGCCAGGAACGGGGTCATGCAGAACACCCGGGACGTTTCCAAGGCCCGGGAGTGGATCCCCCTGATTCCCACCGTAAGGAGTCAGCTGGACGTGCCCATAGCGATCCACGGCAGGATCTACGGGGTGCTGTGCATAGAGGACGACCACGTGGGGGCCTTCGGTCCCCAGGAGGAGGAGACCTTCTCCATCCTGGCGGGACACGTGGCGGTGGCCTGGCGGCTGCTGGAGCTGGTGGACCGGGTCAAGACCGAGACCCAGAGGGACTCCCTCACCGGGGTGGCCAACATAAGGAAGTTCAAGGTCACCCTGGCGGAGATGCTGAGCCGGGCCAAGAGGGACGACAGGTCCTTCGCGGTGGTGATGATGGACCTGGGGAACTTTAAGGACCTGAACGACCGGTTCGGTCACTCGGCGGGGGACGAGGTGCTCAAGCGGTTCGCCCGGGAGGTGGATCGCAGGACCTGCCTGGGGGACCTGTTCGCCCGGTACGGGGGGGACGAGTTCGTCCTGTTGCTCTGGGACGTGGATCGATCCAGGGCGGAGGGGATGGTCCGATCGCTGAAGGAGTTGGCGGGCTCCCTGGACCTTGGTGTAGACTATAGGATCACCGTTGACGCGGGGGTGGCGGTGTACCCCGACGACGGGGATGATGGTGATCAGCTTATTCGCTTGGCGGACGAAAGGATGTACAATGATAAGCGGGAGCGCAAAGCACATCAGGGAGGGATGGCCCATGGCTGA
- the yfcE gene encoding phosphodiesterase, with the protein MSLDLLKGDRFFLVCSDVHGSAGAWGRFESFVPGASFVVHCGDLFYHGPRNPLPDLYDPKGLSEALGRVQVPLFLIRGNCDASVDQLMAPVPLVDRLAVFWEGISVIGAHGEDFNAFREEALKGGFRLALSGHTHVASVIREGDTVFLNPGSLSLPKGKDPASFAVVSTGGLGIVTLDGEVLHREAW; encoded by the coding sequence GTGTCCCTGGATCTTCTGAAGGGAGATAGGTTCTTCCTGGTGTGCAGCGACGTCCACGGCAGTGCCGGCGCGTGGGGGCGGTTCGAGTCCTTCGTCCCGGGGGCCAGCTTCGTGGTCCACTGCGGCGATCTGTTCTATCACGGGCCCAGGAACCCGCTACCCGATCTATACGATCCCAAGGGGCTTTCGGAGGCGCTTGGCCGGGTGCAGGTCCCCCTCTTCCTCATCCGGGGCAACTGCGATGCGTCGGTGGACCAGCTGATGGCCCCCGTTCCGCTGGTGGACCGGTTAGCGGTCTTCTGGGAGGGCATATCGGTCATAGGGGCCCATGGAGAGGACTTCAACGCCTTTAGGGAGGAGGCCCTCAAGGGGGGCTTCCGGCTGGCCCTGTCGGGGCACACCCACGTGGCGTCGGTTATCCGGGAGGGGGACACGGTGTTCCTAAACCCCGGTTCCCTGAGCCTCCCCAAGGGCAAGGACCCCGCCAGCTTCGCGGTGGTCTCCACCGGCGGGCTTGGCATCGTGACGTTGGACGGCGAGGTCCTGCATCGTGAGGCCTGGTGA
- a CDS encoding (2Fe-2S)-binding protein has protein sequence MRCARSGCGCGCGGGGWTSGGSPCPRCGAEGSRVHSRTVESLVTSPVPPGDYWLCTSPDCPVVYHSGDVIFTVDQVRVPVDFKAGASPRYVCYCDRITREQVLEAIRNGAVTVDDVARMTGGMRGGRCGENNPKGRCCHGDVMALISSGG, from the coding sequence ATGCGTTGTGCTAGATCCGGATGCGGTTGCGGTTGCGGTGGAGGCGGGTGGACCTCTGGAGGATCCCCGTGTCCCAGGTGCGGTGCGGAGGGCTCCCGGGTCCACTCCAGGACTGTGGAGAGCCTTGTCACTTCCCCGGTCCCACCCGGGGACTACTGGCTTTGCACCTCCCCGGACTGTCCGGTGGTCTATCACTCCGGGGACGTGATCTTCACCGTGGATCAGGTCCGGGTGCCGGTGGACTTCAAAGCCGGGGCAAGCCCCAGGTACGTCTGCTACTGCGACCGGATCACCCGGGAGCAGGTGCTGGAGGCCATCCGCAACGGGGCCGTGACGGTGGATGACGTGGCCCGGATGACCGGGGGCATGCGGGGCGGCAGGTGTGGGGAGAACAACCCGAAGGGAAGGTGTTGCCACGGGGACGTGATGGCCCTGATCTCCTCCGGGGGGTAG
- a CDS encoding type I restriction endonuclease subunit R, with translation MSIYNIVASTDEATVVAEYAAEYNVRPEKYQSEAELEREFIRQLTSQGYEYISVHNEASLIENLRKQLELLNDFTFTDSEWDRFFTECIANTNEGIVEKTRKIQDDHIQILKREDGTTKNIYLLDKKNIHNNRLQVINQYEEAGGKHENRYDVTILVNGLPLVHVELKRRGVAIREAFNQIKRYQRDSFWAASGLFEYVQIFVISNGTHTKYYSNTTRNAHIKEQNSSERRRSKKTSNSFEFTSFWADANNKIIPDLLDFTKTFFAKHTLLNILTKYCIFTSEDLLLVMRPYQIAAAERILSRIVVSTNYKKMGTTAAGGYIWHTTGSGKTLTSFKTAQLASALPYIDKVLFVVDRKDLDYQTMKEYDRFEKGAANGNTSTRVLQRQLEDRDEKGNPHEYKIIVTTIQKLDIFIRKNKQHDIYKKHVVLIFDECHRSQFGEMHQAITKSFKNYHIFGFTGTPIFAANASSGGNPLLRTTEQVFGEKLHTYTIVDAINDGNVLPFRIDFINTIKMPDYVNDKKVYSIDREKALADPQRISEIVSYVLEHFDQKTKRNSYYTFSAKWEEADKHNPKKMIEKRETRRVAGFNSIFAAASIPMAIRYYNEFKKQIAEKNRNLTIATIFSFSANEEEPDGLLPEEDFNMENLDQSSRDFLEAAIRDYNSTFSTNYDTSSDKFQNYYKDLSLRVKNREIDILIVVNMFLTGFDATTLNTLWVDKNLRQHGLIQAFSRTNRILNSVKTYGNIVCFRDLKEETDKAIALFGNKDAGGIVLLKTYEEYYNGYDDKGEYKPGYAELIATLTTQYPLGQPILGEEAEKDFIRLYGAILRLRNILTSFDDFEGNEILSERDFQDYQSIYIDLYQEYRKGADGDKETINDDIVFEIELVKQIEVNIDYILMLVAKYQQSNCKDKTILTTIDKAINSSIELRSKKELIERFIEQVNVSTKVDEDWRKFLHERKEEDISAIIEEEKLKPEETRRFIDNAFRDGMLKTTGTDIDKIMPPVSRFGGGRAAKKQGIIEKLMVFFEKYLGLV, from the coding sequence ATGAGCATTTACAACATCGTTGCCAGTACTGATGAAGCAACGGTTGTTGCTGAATATGCAGCTGAATACAATGTTCGTCCTGAAAAGTATCAGAGCGAGGCAGAACTTGAGCGGGAGTTTATCAGGCAACTAACTTCACAAGGATATGAATATATTTCAGTGCACAATGAAGCTTCATTGATAGAAAATCTTCGAAAGCAACTTGAACTGCTTAATGATTTTACATTTACTGATAGCGAATGGGACAGATTTTTTACAGAATGTATTGCCAATACAAATGAGGGAATTGTTGAAAAGACCAGAAAAATCCAGGATGACCATATCCAGATTCTAAAACGTGAAGATGGAACAACAAAGAACATATACCTTTTGGATAAAAAGAATATCCATAACAATCGCTTGCAAGTTATTAATCAATACGAAGAAGCAGGCGGCAAGCATGAAAACCGATATGATGTAACAATCCTTGTCAATGGACTTCCACTAGTTCATGTAGAGTTAAAGCGTCGTGGTGTTGCTATCCGTGAAGCTTTCAACCAGATAAAAAGATACCAACGTGACAGCTTTTGGGCGGCTTCTGGTTTATTTGAGTATGTGCAAATATTTGTAATCTCAAATGGCACCCATACAAAGTATTATAGCAACACCACAAGAAACGCACATATCAAGGAGCAAAATAGCAGTGAACGTCGAAGAAGCAAAAAAACAAGCAATAGCTTTGAGTTTACCAGCTTTTGGGCAGATGCAAACAACAAAATTATTCCTGACCTTCTGGACTTTACTAAAACATTTTTTGCCAAGCATACCCTCTTAAATATACTAACAAAATATTGTATTTTTACATCTGAAGATCTGCTCCTTGTAATGCGTCCTTATCAAATAGCTGCTGCAGAACGTATATTATCACGTATTGTAGTATCAACCAACTACAAGAAGATGGGCACAACTGCAGCTGGAGGATATATTTGGCATACAACAGGCTCTGGTAAGACATTGACCAGTTTTAAGACAGCCCAATTAGCTTCTGCCTTGCCTTACATAGACAAGGTACTGTTTGTCGTTGACCGTAAAGACCTAGATTATCAGACTATGAAGGAATATGACCGTTTTGAAAAAGGGGCAGCTAACGGTAATACGTCCACAAGAGTTCTTCAAAGACAATTGGAGGACAGGGATGAAAAAGGAAATCCTCATGAATACAAAATCATTGTAACCACTATTCAGAAGCTGGATATATTTATTCGAAAAAACAAACAGCATGATATTTATAAGAAACATGTGGTATTGATTTTTGATGAGTGTCACCGTTCCCAATTTGGTGAAATGCATCAAGCTATCACGAAGAGCTTTAAGAACTACCATATCTTCGGCTTTACGGGAACTCCGATTTTTGCTGCTAATGCCAGTTCAGGAGGTAACCCACTGCTTCGTACAACCGAGCAGGTTTTTGGAGAAAAACTGCATACTTATACCATTGTGGATGCCATCAATGATGGGAATGTTCTGCCTTTTAGAATAGATTTTATCAATACCATTAAGATGCCTGATTACGTTAATGATAAAAAAGTCTATAGCATTGACAGAGAAAAAGCCTTAGCAGATCCACAGCGAATCAGTGAAATTGTTTCTTATGTTCTTGAACACTTTGATCAGAAGACGAAGCGCAATAGTTATTACACATTCTCTGCGAAATGGGAAGAAGCAGATAAGCACAACCCTAAAAAGATGATAGAAAAGCGTGAAACAAGGCGAGTTGCCGGTTTCAACTCCATATTTGCTGCTGCATCCATCCCAATGGCAATCAGATACTATAATGAGTTTAAGAAGCAGATAGCGGAAAAGAACCGTAACCTTACCATTGCAACTATTTTCAGTTTTAGTGCAAATGAAGAAGAGCCAGATGGATTGCTTCCTGAAGAGGATTTTAATATGGAAAACCTTGACCAGAGCTCCAGAGATTTTCTTGAGGCAGCTATCCGAGATTACAATTCCACATTTAGTACGAATTACGATACTTCCTCGGATAAGTTCCAGAATTATTATAAAGACCTCTCTCTTCGTGTAAAGAATCGGGAGATTGATATATTGATTGTTGTCAATATGTTCCTGACAGGCTTTGATGCAACAACCCTAAATACGCTATGGGTAGATAAAAACCTGAGACAGCATGGATTGATTCAGGCTTTTTCAAGAACTAACCGCATCCTAAACAGCGTTAAGACCTATGGTAATATCGTTTGCTTTAGAGATTTGAAAGAAGAAACAGACAAAGCTATTGCACTATTCGGCAATAAGGATGCTGGCGGTATTGTACTGTTAAAAACATACGAAGAATACTATAACGGCTATGATGATAAAGGTGAGTATAAGCCGGGCTATGCAGAATTGATTGCAACTCTTACAACACAGTATCCCCTTGGACAACCTATTCTCGGAGAAGAAGCGGAAAAAGACTTTATCAGGTTATATGGAGCAATACTCAGGCTCAGAAATATTCTTACTTCTTTCGATGACTTTGAAGGAAATGAGATTTTATCTGAAAGGGATTTTCAGGACTATCAGAGCATTTATATTGACCTGTATCAGGAATACAGAAAAGGTGCTGATGGTGACAAAGAAACTATCAATGATGACATAGTTTTTGAGATTGAACTGGTCAAGCAGATAGAGGTAAATATTGACTACATCCTTATGCTTGTAGCCAAATATCAACAATCCAACTGCAAGGATAAAACCATTCTTACGACCATTGATAAGGCTATCAATTCGAGTATTGAACTTCGAAGTAAGAAAGAGCTTATCGAGCGTTTTATTGAGCAAGTCAATGTATCGACCAAAGTGGATGAGGATTGGCGAAAATTCCTCCATGAGCGTAAAGAAGAAGATATTTCAGCAATTATAGAAGAAGAAAAATTAAAGCCCGAAGAAACCCGCCGTTTCATCGACAATGCTTTCCGAGATGGAATGCTTAAAACAACCGGTACAGATATTGATAAAATCATGCCACCTGTATCCCGCTTTGGCGGAGGCAGAGCCGCGAAAAAACAAGGAATTATCGAAAAGCTGATGGTATTCTTTGAAAAGTATTTAGGTTTGGTGTAG
- a CDS encoding restriction endonuclease subunit S, whose translation MSKLDELIAELCPSGVKYVPLKQIAEVGTGSSDRVNAVDDGEYPFYVRSKNILRSNRYLFDEEAIIIPGEGGIGDIFHYVNGKYDLHQRAYRIHLIDPNVNTKFTYYCLSANFKKFIIMKAVNATVTSIRKPMIENFQIPLPPLPVQQEIVRILDNFTELTAELTAELTAELTARRKQYEYYRDFLLTFGDEVEWTTLGEVAINLDSKRKPVAKGKRKAGEYPYYGASGIVDYVDDYIFDGDYLLVSEDGANLVARVTPIAFSASGKIWVNNHAHVLEFETYEDRKFIEYYLNMIDLSRFLSTAAQPKLTQENLNKIPVPAPSFEEKERIVAILDRFDALCNDLTSGIPAEIEARQKQYEYYRDKLLTFKEVTG comes from the coding sequence ATGAGTAAGTTAGATGAACTGATTGCTGAACTTTGTCCAAGTGGGGTTAAGTATGTGCCTCTAAAACAAATTGCTGAAGTAGGCACAGGTAGTAGTGATCGTGTAAATGCAGTTGATGATGGAGAATATCCTTTTTATGTTCGGTCAAAAAATATACTTCGCAGTAATCGATATTTATTTGATGAAGAAGCAATTATAATTCCTGGAGAAGGTGGAATTGGAGATATTTTTCATTATGTGAACGGAAAATATGACTTACACCAAAGAGCTTATCGAATCCATTTGATTGATCCAAATGTTAATACTAAATTCACATATTACTGTTTATCAGCGAACTTCAAAAAATTTATTATTATGAAAGCAGTTAATGCAACGGTAACGTCTATTCGTAAACCAATGATAGAGAATTTTCAAATCCCCCTCCCTCCACTGCCTGTGCAGCAGGAAATTGTCCGTATTCTGGACAATTTCACAGAGCTTACAGCAGAGCTTACAGCAGAGCTTACAGCAGAGCTTACAGCAAGAAGAAAGCAGTATGAGTATTATAGGGATTTTCTGCTTACGTTTGGTGATGAGGTAGAGTGGACGACATTGGGAGAGGTTGCAATCAACCTTGATTCTAAGCGTAAACCTGTCGCTAAAGGGAAACGTAAAGCGGGTGAATATCCGTACTATGGAGCCTCTGGAATTGTTGACTATGTAGACGACTATATTTTCGACGGTGACTACTTGTTAGTTTCAGAAGATGGTGCAAATCTTGTGGCAAGAGTAACCCCTATTGCTTTTTCTGCGTCTGGAAAGATATGGGTAAACAACCATGCTCATGTATTGGAATTCGAAACATATGAAGATAGAAAGTTTATTGAATACTACCTGAACATGATTGACTTAAGTCGTTTTTTATCAACTGCGGCACAACCAAAATTGACACAAGAGAATCTTAACAAGATACCAGTTCCTGCTCCGTCTTTTGAAGAAAAAGAACGCATCGTCGCTATCCTCGATCGCTTTGACGCTCTCTGCAACGACTTAACCAGCGGCATTCCTGCTGAAATCGAAGCACGGCAAAAGCAATATGAATATTACAGGGACAAGCTATTAACCTTTAAGGAGGTGACGGGATGA
- a CDS encoding type I restriction-modification system subunit M — MENNRKEQERAELHRTIWNMANDLRGSVDGWDFKQYVLGMLFYRYISENITAYINAGEWEAGNTEFDYAKLSDEEAEQAREDLVKTKGFFILPSELFENVRARAKDDENLNETLEQIFSNIEASAQGTESEDNFKGLFDDIDVNSNKLGNTVAKRNEKLVKLLNSVGEMKLGDYKDNTIDAFGDAYEFLMGMYASNAGKSGGEYYTPQEVSELLTHLTIVGKTEVNKVYDPACGSGSLLLKFAKILGKENVRQGFFGQEINITTYNLCRINMFLHDIDYDKFDIALGDTLTDPQHWDDEPFEAIVSNPPYSIKWKGDSDPILINDPRFSPAGVLAPKSKADLAFIMHSLSWLATNGTAAIVCFPGVMYRGGAEKKIRQYLIDNNYIDCIIQLPDNLFYGTSIATCIMVLKKSKSDNSTLFIDASKEFVKVTNNNKLTQENIKNILNTYIDRKDIEHFARLVPNSEIAEQDYNLSVATYVEQEDTREKIDIVALNAEIEKIVARQQILREEIDKIIAEIEVGK; from the coding sequence ATGGAAAATAACAGAAAAGAACAGGAACGGGCGGAATTACACCGTACGATATGGAATATGGCAAATGATTTAAGAGGCAGTGTAGATGGCTGGGACTTTAAGCAATATGTTCTCGGTATGCTGTTTTACCGCTACATATCTGAAAATATTACCGCCTATATTAACGCCGGAGAATGGGAAGCTGGCAATACGGAATTTGATTATGCCAAGCTATCCGACGAAGAAGCAGAACAGGCACGAGAGGATTTGGTTAAGACAAAAGGCTTTTTTATTTTACCCAGCGAACTTTTTGAAAATGTCCGAGCTCGTGCAAAGGATGACGAAAACTTAAATGAAACACTGGAACAGATTTTCAGTAATATAGAAGCATCTGCGCAAGGAACAGAGAGCGAAGATAACTTCAAAGGTTTGTTTGACGATATTGATGTTAACAGCAATAAGCTGGGCAACACTGTAGCAAAGCGTAATGAAAAGCTGGTTAAGCTATTGAATTCTGTTGGAGAAATGAAGCTGGGAGATTACAAAGACAATACCATAGATGCATTCGGTGATGCCTATGAATTCCTGATGGGTATGTATGCATCCAATGCAGGAAAAAGTGGTGGTGAATACTATACGCCGCAGGAGGTTTCTGAACTCCTTACCCATCTTACAATCGTGGGAAAAACTGAAGTCAACAAGGTATATGACCCCGCGTGCGGTTCTGGTTCTCTACTCTTAAAGTTTGCAAAAATCTTAGGAAAAGAAAATGTACGTCAAGGGTTTTTCGGTCAGGAAATCAACATTACAACCTACAACCTGTGCAGAATTAATATGTTCCTGCACGATATTGATTATGACAAATTTGATATTGCCCTTGGGGACACACTAACAGATCCGCAACATTGGGATGATGAGCCTTTTGAAGCCATTGTATCAAATCCACCTTACTCAATTAAGTGGAAGGGCGATAGTGATCCTATTTTGATTAACGATCCCCGTTTTTCTCCAGCGGGAGTATTGGCTCCTAAATCCAAGGCAGATCTTGCTTTTATTATGCATAGTCTCTCATGGCTTGCAACAAACGGAACAGCGGCTATTGTCTGTTTCCCCGGTGTAATGTACCGCGGTGGTGCTGAAAAGAAAATCAGGCAGTACCTGATTGACAATAACTATATCGACTGTATCATTCAGTTACCGGATAACTTGTTTTATGGTACCAGCATTGCTACCTGCATTATGGTGTTAAAGAAATCTAAATCAGACAATAGTACCTTATTTATCGATGCATCAAAGGAATTTGTCAAGGTTACGAATAACAACAAACTAACACAGGAAAATATTAAGAACATTCTTAACACTTATATAGATAGGAAAGATATTGAGCACTTTGCCAGGCTTGTGCCAAACAGTGAAATAGCTGAACAAGATTATAACCTGTCTGTTGCTACCTATGTTGAACAGGAGGATACACGGGAAAAGATTGATATTGTTGCCCTCAATGCTGAAATAGAAAAAATCGTGGCGAGACAGCAGATTTTAAGGGAAGAAATAGATAAGATTATTGCAGAAATTGAGGTGGGCAAATGA
- a CDS encoding helix-turn-helix domain-containing protein: MTVSYKKLWKLLIDRDMKKKDLQAAAGISPSSISKLSKNEYVSMDVLIKVCTALGVDFKDIMELVPNMVEERE; encoded by the coding sequence ATGACCGTTAGCTATAAAAAGCTTTGGAAATTGTTGATAGACCGCGATATGAAGAAGAAAGATTTACAAGCTGCTGCGGGAATAAGTCCATCGTCAATTTCCAAGCTTTCTAAAAACGAATATGTCAGTATGGACGTTCTTATAAAGGTTTGTACGGCACTTGGTGTCGATTTTAAAGATATCATGGAATTAGTGCCAAATATGGTTGAAGAAAGGGAGTAG